From the Rhodothalassiaceae bacterium genome, one window contains:
- the flgI1 gene encoding flagellar P-ring protein 1, with amino-acid sequence MKTGSRLQLLACVILAGLAAGWVAAASAAPSRLKDLVQVEGVRENQLVGYGLVVGLNGTGDTLRNAPFTEQSLEAMLVRLGVNTRDAQNIKTDNVAAVMVTADLPPFARQGQRIDVNVAAMGDASDLRGGVLLVTPLMGADGEVYAVAQGPITVAGFSAQGQAGGITQGVPTSGRIANGAIVEREIPFDFSSMQRVRLALRNPDFTTADRITRTINAALGAPAARMLDAATIELMRPPSFMGSAAELITRIEQLTVEPDFPAKVVIDDRSGVIVIGADVRISEVAIAQGNLTIRVMETPQVSQPGALSGGQTTTVPRTNISVDTGEGRRMAVLQTGVTLQDLVDGLNALGVGPRDIISILQAIKAAGALQAEIEII; translated from the coding sequence ATGAAGACGGGATCGAGGTTGCAGCTTCTCGCATGCGTCATCCTGGCCGGGCTCGCGGCGGGCTGGGTCGCGGCGGCTTCGGCGGCGCCCTCCCGGCTCAAGGATCTCGTCCAGGTCGAGGGCGTGCGCGAGAACCAGCTCGTCGGCTACGGCCTCGTGGTGGGCCTCAACGGCACGGGCGACACCCTGCGCAACGCGCCGTTCACCGAGCAGAGTCTGGAGGCGATGCTGGTGCGCCTCGGCGTCAACACCCGCGACGCCCAGAACATCAAGACGGACAATGTCGCGGCCGTCATGGTCACCGCCGATCTGCCGCCATTCGCCCGTCAGGGCCAGCGCATCGACGTCAATGTCGCGGCCATGGGCGATGCCAGCGATCTGCGCGGCGGCGTGTTGCTGGTGACCCCGCTCATGGGCGCGGACGGCGAGGTCTATGCGGTCGCCCAGGGCCCGATCACGGTCGCGGGATTCTCCGCCCAGGGCCAGGCCGGCGGCATCACCCAGGGCGTGCCCACCTCCGGGCGCATCGCGAACGGCGCGATCGTCGAGCGCGAGATCCCCTTCGACTTCTCGTCCATGCAGCGGGTGCGGCTCGCCCTGCGCAATCCCGACTTTACGACCGCCGACCGCATCACGCGCACCATCAACGCCGCGCTCGGCGCGCCGGCCGCGCGGATGCTGGATGCGGCGACCATCGAGCTCATGCGCCCGCCGAGCTTCATGGGGTCGGCGGCCGAGCTCATCACCCGCATCGAGCAGCTCACCGTCGAGCCCGACTTTCCGGCCAAGGTGGTCATCGACGACCGCTCCGGCGTGATCGTGATCGGCGCGGACGTGCGCATCTCCGAGGTCGCCATCGCCCAGGGCAATCTCACCATCCGCGTGATGGAGACGCCGCAGGTCTCCCAGCCCGGCGCGCTCTCGGGCGGCCAGACCACGACCGTGCCCCGCACGAACATCTCGGTGGACACCGGCGAAGGCCGGCGCATGGCGGTGCTGCAGACGGGGGTGACGCTTCAGGATCTCGTCGACGGCCTCAACGCGCTGGGCGTCGGCCCGCGGGACATCATCTCGATCCTGCAGGCGATCAAGGCGGCCGGCGCGCTCCAGGCCGAGATCGAGATCATCTAG
- the greA gene encoding transcription elongation factor GreA encodes MTDAMTERIPMLPSGYEALKAEVHRLKNVERPAVAKAIEEARAHGDLSENAEYHAAKERQGLIEARLMELEDRLARATVIDPSEFSGDKVMFGATVTLVDEDDREVVYQIVGTEEADVKAGRISYTSPLARALIGRRLGDEVEVHTPSGEKYYEITKIEYR; translated from the coding sequence ATGACGGACGCGATGACGGAACGGATTCCGATGCTGCCTTCCGGCTACGAGGCCCTCAAGGCCGAGGTGCATCGCCTGAAGAACGTGGAGCGGCCCGCGGTGGCGAAGGCGATCGAGGAGGCCCGTGCACATGGCGACCTCTCCGAGAACGCGGAATACCACGCCGCCAAGGAGCGTCAGGGCCTGATCGAGGCGCGGCTCATGGAGCTCGAGGACCGCCTTGCGCGGGCGACCGTGATCGATCCGTCGGAGTTCTCGGGCGACAAGGTGATGTTCGGCGCCACCGTGACCCTCGTCGACGAGGACGACCGCGAGGTCGTCTACCAGATCGTCGGCACGGAGGAGGCGGACGTGAAGGCCGGGCGCATCTCCTATACCTCGCCGCTGGCACGCGCGCTCATCGGCCGCAGGCTCGGCGACGAGGTCGAGGTGCACACGCCGTCCGGCGAAAAATACTACGAGATCACGAAGATCGAATACCGCTGA
- the pleD gene encoding PleD family two-component system response regulator, which yields MTARVLVVDDVLPNVKLLEAKLSSEYFDVLTATSGPAALEIVQREHPDIVLLDVMMPGMNGYEVCRRIKADAATAHIPVVMVTALDQRSDRIAGLEAGADDFLTKPVDDTALFARVRSLVRLKVMVDELRNRERTSQAFGMKTEEQKEEVFDPSNTQILVVDDQPKSAARIARALQEIATVHLSSGGEDVAERAREKNFDLIIVSLAMEETDGLWICSRLRSYDETRRVPILVIVDESEQGRRQLVRAFEMGVNDYLIRPVDQLELMARVRTNLKRKRYADRLWENFHLSMQLATTDAVTGLYNRHYMTSHLDNQLRIARARNKPLSLIMMDLDHFKQINDRYGHAAGDEVLHEFAQRISRNIRGVDLAARYGGEEFVIILPDTRLEEAARIAERLREVVAEKPFELSSGERIPVTASLGLATLGPDIQTGAALIDQADMALYEAKAQGRNRVVTAAA from the coding sequence ATGACAGCACGCGTTCTCGTCGTCGATGACGTTCTGCCGAACGTCAAGCTGCTGGAGGCGAAGCTTTCCAGCGAGTACTTCGACGTGCTGACCGCGACCAGCGGTCCGGCGGCGCTCGAGATCGTCCAGCGCGAGCATCCGGACATCGTGCTGCTCGACGTGATGATGCCCGGCATGAACGGCTACGAGGTCTGTCGCCGGATCAAGGCCGACGCGGCCACCGCCCACATCCCGGTGGTGATGGTGACGGCGCTCGATCAGCGTTCCGACCGGATCGCGGGGCTCGAGGCCGGCGCCGACGACTTCCTCACCAAGCCGGTCGACGACACGGCACTGTTTGCGCGCGTGCGCTCTCTCGTGCGCCTCAAAGTCATGGTGGACGAGCTCAGGAACCGCGAACGCACGAGCCAGGCCTTCGGGATGAAGACGGAGGAGCAGAAGGAGGAGGTTTTCGATCCCTCCAACACGCAGATCCTCGTGGTCGACGACCAGCCGAAGTCGGCCGCGCGCATCGCCCGGGCGCTGCAGGAGATCGCCACCGTGCACCTGTCCTCGGGGGGCGAAGACGTCGCCGAGCGCGCGCGGGAGAAGAACTTCGACCTCATCATCGTCTCGCTGGCGATGGAGGAGACCGACGGGCTGTGGATCTGCTCGCGTCTGAGATCCTACGACGAGACGAGGCGCGTGCCCATCCTCGTCATCGTCGACGAGAGCGAGCAGGGGCGGCGCCAGCTCGTGCGCGCCTTCGAAATGGGCGTGAACGACTATCTGATCCGGCCCGTCGACCAGCTCGAGCTCATGGCCCGCGTGCGCACCAATCTGAAGCGCAAGCGCTATGCCGACCGGCTGTGGGAGAATTTCCATCTGTCGATGCAGCTTGCGACGACGGATGCGGTCACGGGGCTCTACAACCGCCACTACATGACGAGCCATCTGGACAATCAGCTGCGCATCGCCCGCGCCCGCAACAAGCCGCTGTCGCTCATCATGATGGATCTCGACCACTTCAAGCAGATCAACGACCGCTACGGCCATGCCGCGGGCGACGAGGTGCTGCACGAATTCGCCCAGCGCATCAGCCGCAACATCCGCGGCGTCGATCTGGCGGCGCGCTATGGCGGCGAGGAATTCGTCATCATCCTGCCCGACACCCGCCTCGAGGAGGCGGCCCGCATCGCCGAGCGGCTGCGCGAGGTCGTGGCGGAGAAGCCCTTCGAGCTGAGCTCGGGCGAGCGGATACCGGTGACGGCGAGCCTCGGGCTCGCGACGCTCGGTCCCGACATCCAGACGGGTGCGGCCCTCATCGACCAGGCGGACATGGCGCTCTACGAGGCCAAGGCCCAGGGCCGCAACCGGGTGGTGACGGCCGCGGCCTGA
- a CDS encoding response regulator, producing the protein MAKKILIVEDNELNMKLFSDLLEAHSYETIQTSDGLEALDLAREHKPDLILMDIQLPEVSGLEVTKWIKEDDELRHIPVVAVTAFAMKGDEEKIREGGCEAYIAKPISVTDFLATVRRFLGEED; encoded by the coding sequence ATGGCGAAGAAGATCCTGATCGTCGAGGACAACGAGCTCAACATGAAGCTCTTCAGCGACCTCCTCGAGGCGCATTCCTACGAGACGATCCAGACCAGCGACGGCCTGGAGGCGCTGGATCTCGCCCGCGAGCACAAGCCGGACCTGATCCTCATGGACATCCAGCTGCCGGAGGTCTCCGGGCTGGAGGTGACCAAGTGGATCAAGGAGGATGACGAGCTGCGCCACATCCCGGTCGTCGCGGTGACCGCCTTCGCCATGAAGGGCGACGAGGAGAAGATCCGCGAGGGCGGCTGCGAGGCCTACATCGCCAAGCCCATCTCCGTGACCGACTTTCTGGCCACCGTGCGCCGCTTCCTTGGCGAAGAGGACTGA
- the ppk gene encoding polyphosphate kinase, whose translation MTGPSPAGREPAAPAAREDGPRPAAGDHEGGQDGKARRYLASLPPQYKYFNRELSWLKFTGRILEEAQNRRHPLLERLRFLAISGENLDEFTMVRLAGLRNLADSGVKVTSEDGLTPAEQLERVTAAMAEVIAEQQRVWAGLVEEMANNGIRVLEEGEVTAEEALWCRRYFLDNVFPVLTPLAIDPAHPFPFLPNRSFALVLSLRRASDGREIHALIPVPEQIPRFVRLPDQGREIRFLPLETMIQMHLGEIFPASELVGCGMFRILRDSDIEIEEEAEDLIRVFEIALKRRRRGRVIRLKFARSTPPVLARLVSEQLGVPEDSVILVDGILGVGETRQLIVDDRPDLLYPAYQPRYPERVRDYGGDVLKAIRAKDFVVHHPYESFEVVHHFVRQAARDPQVVAIKQTLYRAGSQSQIIQALKEAAEAGKSVTAVVELKARFDEAQNIELARELERAGVQVVFGFLDMKVHAKVAMVVRREGGRLQTYVHFGTGNYHPVTARTYADLSFFTADPALGRDTAKLFNFLTGYARPKALEKLAISPFDLKQRVIALIDEEIAHARAGRPAAIWAKLNALIDPEIVDKLYEASMAGVQIDLIVRGLCCLRPGLPDISRNIRVKSIVGRFLEHARVVCFGAGYGLPHEKAKVFISSADWMQRNFHRRVEHFVPIENPTVHEQILRQVMVANLKDNLQSWRLEADGSYRRLEPGDAPFSAHEYFMHNPSLSGRGSGLKTHRPAPLDVPAMAPPPAGPQDRDRR comes from the coding sequence GTGACGGGCCCCAGCCCGGCAGGCCGCGAGCCCGCCGCACCCGCCGCCCGCGAGGACGGGCCGCGGCCGGCCGCCGGCGATCATGAAGGCGGGCAGGACGGGAAGGCGCGGCGCTATCTCGCCTCGCTGCCGCCGCAGTACAAGTATTTCAATCGCGAGCTGTCCTGGCTCAAGTTCACGGGCCGCATCCTCGAGGAGGCGCAGAACCGCCGCCATCCGCTCCTCGAGCGCCTCAGGTTCCTCGCGATCTCGGGCGAGAATCTCGACGAGTTCACGATGGTGCGCCTCGCCGGCCTGCGCAATCTCGCCGACTCGGGCGTCAAGGTCACGAGCGAGGACGGGCTGACCCCGGCCGAGCAGCTGGAGCGGGTCACGGCCGCCATGGCCGAGGTGATCGCCGAGCAGCAGCGGGTGTGGGCCGGACTCGTCGAGGAGATGGCCAACAACGGCATCCGGGTGCTGGAGGAGGGCGAGGTCACGGCCGAGGAGGCGCTCTGGTGCCGGCGCTACTTCCTCGACAACGTCTTTCCGGTGCTGACCCCGCTCGCCATCGATCCGGCGCATCCCTTCCCCTTCCTGCCGAACCGCAGCTTCGCGCTGGTGCTCTCGCTCAGGCGCGCGAGCGACGGACGCGAGATCCATGCCCTGATCCCGGTGCCCGAGCAGATCCCGCGCTTCGTGCGCCTTCCGGACCAGGGCCGGGAGATCCGCTTCCTGCCGCTCGAGACCATGATCCAGATGCATCTCGGCGAGATCTTTCCGGCATCCGAGCTCGTCGGATGCGGGATGTTCCGGATCCTGCGCGACAGCGACATCGAGATCGAGGAGGAGGCGGAAGACCTGATCCGCGTCTTCGAGATCGCCTTGAAGCGCCGCCGGCGCGGGCGGGTGATCCGGCTCAAGTTCGCGCGAAGCACGCCGCCGGTGCTGGCGCGGCTGGTGAGCGAGCAGCTCGGGGTGCCGGAGGATTCGGTGATCCTCGTCGACGGCATCCTCGGGGTCGGCGAGACCCGCCAGCTCATCGTCGACGACCGCCCGGACCTGCTGTATCCCGCCTACCAGCCCCGGTATCCCGAGCGCGTGCGGGACTATGGCGGCGACGTGCTGAAGGCCATCCGCGCCAAGGACTTCGTGGTGCACCACCCCTATGAGTCCTTCGAGGTGGTGCACCATTTCGTGCGCCAGGCCGCCCGCGACCCGCAGGTGGTGGCGATCAAGCAGACGCTGTACCGCGCGGGTTCCCAGTCGCAGATCATCCAGGCCCTCAAGGAGGCCGCCGAGGCGGGCAAGTCGGTCACCGCGGTGGTCGAGCTCAAGGCCCGCTTCGACGAGGCCCAGAACATCGAGCTCGCGCGCGAGCTCGAGCGCGCCGGAGTCCAGGTCGTCTTCGGCTTCCTCGACATGAAGGTGCACGCCAAGGTCGCGATGGTCGTGCGCCGCGAGGGCGGCCGGCTGCAGACCTATGTGCATTTCGGCACCGGCAACTACCATCCGGTGACCGCCCGGACCTATGCGGATCTCTCCTTCTTTACCGCCGATCCCGCGCTCGGGCGCGATACCGCCAAGCTGTTCAACTTCCTGACCGGCTATGCGCGCCCGAAGGCCCTGGAGAAGCTCGCGATCTCGCCCTTCGACCTCAAGCAGCGGGTGATCGCGCTGATCGACGAGGAGATCGCCCATGCGCGCGCGGGCCGGCCGGCCGCGATCTGGGCCAAGCTCAACGCGCTCATCGATCCCGAGATCGTCGACAAGCTCTACGAGGCCTCGATGGCCGGCGTGCAGATCGATCTCATCGTCCGGGGCCTGTGCTGCCTGAGACCCGGGCTGCCGGACATCTCGCGCAACATCCGCGTGAAAAGCATCGTCGGGCGGTTCCTGGAACATGCCCGCGTCGTCTGCTTCGGCGCCGGCTACGGCCTGCCGCACGAGAAGGCGAAGGTGTTCATCTCGTCCGCGGACTGGATGCAGCGCAACTTCCACCGCCGCGTCGAGCATTTCGTGCCGATCGAGAACCCCACCGTCCACGAGCAGATCCTGCGCCAGGTGATGGTCGCCAATCTGAAGGACAATCTGCAGTCCTGGCGCCTCGAGGCCGACGGAAGCTACCGGCGGCTGGAGCCGGGTGATGCGCCCTTCAGCGCCCATGAGTACTTCATGCACAATCCCTCGCTGTCGGGCCGCGGCAGCGGGCTCAAGACCCACCGGCCGGCGCCGCTGGACGTGCCCGCGATGGCGCCCCCGCCCGCCGGCCCGCAGGACCGGGACCGGCGCTGA
- a CDS encoding exopolyphosphatase produces MADRREPALDAPAAGPQPEGPIEAGPAREPIAVIDVGSNSVRLVVFEGLERHPRVLFNEKVLCGLGRGVGAAGRLEDEAIARALATLRRFALLCREMGVHAIEAVATAAVREAENGEAFLELVARETGIALSVLSGAREAELSALGVISAFPHGRGVMGDLGGGSLELAAIASGAVAAQVSLPIGSLRLRGAFGGEIAPVREATRAALAPHRDWAGRAAGGAFYVVGGAWRALARVMMVQERAVLPILHGFCVEAERACELADLVARQEPESLAQIPGIAASRALVLPQAAAVLSELLTFLRPDRLVVSAYGLREGLIYAQLPRRLRAKDPLIAACEVLARANRRFGTPAALLRRWIDPLFAPSGPVVLEAAESRLVGAAAVLADVAWHAHPDFRAERAMLEVLAGHFVGVDHGERAWLALVMNALYGGDEDELFPRRARRLVPEDAARRARIAGLALRLAQRLAAGTPGPLEASALRCTDAHLVLEVEPAAAALVNEVVERRLGALARLVARVPLVRLR; encoded by the coding sequence ATGGCGGACCGCCGCGAGCCGGCTCTCGATGCGCCCGCAGCCGGCCCGCAGCCGGAAGGCCCGATCGAGGCCGGGCCCGCCCGCGAGCCGATCGCCGTCATCGATGTGGGATCCAATTCCGTGCGCCTCGTCGTCTTCGAGGGGCTCGAACGCCACCCCCGGGTGCTGTTCAACGAGAAGGTGCTGTGCGGGCTGGGGCGCGGCGTCGGTGCGGCGGGCCGGCTGGAGGACGAGGCGATCGCGCGGGCGCTCGCGACGCTCAGGCGCTTCGCCCTGCTGTGCCGGGAGATGGGCGTGCACGCCATCGAGGCGGTGGCGACGGCGGCCGTGCGGGAAGCGGAAAATGGCGAGGCCTTCCTTGAGCTCGTCGCGCGCGAGACGGGCATCGCGCTGTCCGTCCTGTCCGGCGCGCGCGAGGCGGAGCTTTCGGCCCTGGGAGTCATCTCGGCCTTCCCGCACGGGCGCGGGGTGATGGGCGATCTCGGCGGCGGCAGCCTCGAGCTGGCGGCGATCGCGTCCGGCGCGGTGGCGGCGCAGGTCTCGCTGCCCATCGGCTCGCTCAGGCTGCGCGGCGCCTTCGGAGGCGAGATCGCGCCTGTGCGCGAGGCGACGCGGGCGGCGCTCGCCCCCCACCGCGACTGGGCGGGCCGGGCCGCCGGCGGCGCCTTCTATGTCGTCGGCGGCGCATGGCGGGCGCTGGCGCGGGTGATGATGGTTCAGGAACGGGCGGTGCTGCCGATTCTCCACGGGTTTTGCGTGGAGGCGGAGCGCGCGTGCGAGCTGGCCGATCTCGTCGCGCGTCAGGAACCGGAAAGCCTCGCCCAGATCCCCGGGATCGCCGCCTCGCGCGCGCTGGTGCTGCCCCAGGCGGCCGCGGTTCTGAGCGAGCTTTTGACATTCCTGCGCCCCGACCGCCTCGTGGTCTCGGCCTACGGCCTGCGCGAGGGGCTGATCTACGCGCAGCTGCCGCGGCGGCTGCGCGCGAAGGATCCGCTGATCGCGGCCTGCGAGGTGCTGGCCCGCGCCAACCGCCGCTTCGGCACGCCGGCGGCCCTGCTGCGGCGCTGGATCGATCCGCTGTTCGCACCCTCGGGTCCCGTGGTGCTCGAGGCGGCGGAATCCCGCCTCGTCGGCGCTGCGGCGGTGCTCGCCGACGTCGCCTGGCATGCGCATCCCGACTTCCGGGCCGAGCGGGCGATGCTGGAGGTGCTCGCGGGCCATTTCGTCGGCGTGGATCACGGTGAGCGCGCCTGGCTCGCGCTCGTGATGAACGCACTCTATGGCGGCGACGAGGACGAGCTCTTCCCCCGCCGCGCACGGCGGCTCGTGCCGGAGGACGCCGCCCGTCGGGCGCGGATCGCGGGGCTGGCCCTGCGACTCGCCCAGCGGCTTGCCGCCGGCACGCCGGGTCCGCTCGAGGCGAGCGCGCTGCGCTGCACGGACGCGCATCTCGTGCTCGAGGTCGAGCCCGCCGCCGCCGCCCTGGTCAACGAGGTCGTCGAGCGGCGGCTCGGCGCGCTCGCCCGCCTCGTCGCGCGCGTCCCCCTCGTGCGGCTGCGCTGA
- the fusA2 gene encoding elongation factor G: MASAHGTRVAAVIGPGGVGKTTLAEALARLEDPHVKREESGPLGIYAFSHLGDPWVLLDAPGLVDLAQHALDALQFADVALIVAPPDPNAAVLVAPAIRMVEDAHIPAVLFINRITEAEDRLSDLVAALQHFSKRPLLLRQIPVREGDRVVGAVDLISERAWRYRPGQPAQLVEVPEDLKPAEEQAREELLETLADFDDFLLEQLIEDQAPPSDALYALCARVLKEDRALPVLFGAAGEGVGLRRLMKALRHETPEAAESRAQRWHEEAVLGVVHAHQERHLGKVLVVRALKGSIATGKEIAGAKIGQITAIDGAGVVPALEEGQVGRLVKTDAFLAGAAYGPGGPVELRRPVPVLPPLARVTIAARHAKDEVRLGEALARLAGDDRSLKVVHDEESGALILEGQGDLHFRRVAEILEKDFGIEVDLGVAQPSYRETIAREVDKHYRHKKQTGGAGQFADIKFRLKPAPRGSGFQFEETIHGGAIPRQFIPAVEAGMQEGLKQGPLGFPVVDVAVTLYDGQHHSVDSSDMAFKIAGMMGVREAVKEAGSVLLEPIYAVAFEIPDAFSGALNPRISQLHGQIQGFARDPDHEGWEILKAELPGRALPALVGEVRSATQGTGRFTTRFLRYQEVYGRDAETILAETAHA; the protein is encoded by the coding sequence ATGGCGTCAGCGCATGGCACGCGGGTGGCGGCGGTCATCGGGCCCGGCGGTGTCGGCAAGACGACGCTGGCCGAGGCGCTGGCCCGGCTCGAGGATCCCCATGTGAAGCGGGAGGAGAGCGGGCCGCTCGGGATCTACGCCTTCTCGCATCTCGGCGATCCCTGGGTGCTGCTGGATGCGCCCGGGCTCGTGGATCTCGCCCAGCATGCGCTGGATGCCCTCCAGTTCGCCGACGTGGCGCTCATCGTCGCACCGCCGGATCCGAACGCGGCGGTGCTCGTCGCGCCGGCGATCCGGATGGTGGAGGACGCGCACATCCCGGCGGTCCTCTTCATCAACCGCATCACGGAAGCCGAGGACCGGCTGTCGGATCTCGTCGCCGCGCTGCAGCACTTCTCGAAGCGGCCGCTGCTGCTGCGTCAGATCCCCGTGCGCGAGGGTGACAGGGTGGTCGGCGCGGTGGACCTCATTTCCGAGCGCGCCTGGCGCTACCGCCCGGGCCAGCCGGCCCAGCTGGTGGAGGTGCCGGAGGACCTCAAGCCCGCGGAAGAGCAGGCCCGCGAGGAGCTGCTGGAGACGCTGGCGGATTTCGACGACTTCCTGCTCGAGCAGCTCATCGAGGACCAGGCGCCGCCTTCGGATGCGCTCTATGCCTTGTGCGCGCGGGTGCTGAAGGAGGACCGGGCGCTGCCCGTGCTCTTCGGTGCCGCGGGCGAGGGCGTCGGGCTCAGACGCCTCATGAAGGCGCTCCGGCACGAGACGCCCGAGGCGGCCGAAAGCCGGGCGCAGCGCTGGCACGAGGAGGCGGTTCTCGGCGTCGTTCACGCGCATCAGGAGCGGCATCTCGGCAAGGTGCTTGTCGTGCGCGCGCTCAAGGGATCGATCGCGACCGGCAAGGAGATCGCCGGCGCCAAGATCGGGCAGATCACCGCGATCGACGGCGCCGGCGTGGTGCCGGCGCTGGAGGAGGGCCAGGTCGGCCGGCTGGTCAAGACCGACGCCTTTCTCGCCGGCGCGGCCTACGGGCCGGGCGGGCCGGTCGAGCTTCGGCGGCCGGTGCCGGTGCTGCCGCCGCTCGCCCGCGTGACGATCGCCGCGCGCCACGCCAAGGACGAGGTGCGTCTCGGCGAGGCGCTGGCCCGGCTGGCGGGCGACGACCGCTCGCTCAAGGTCGTCCATGACGAGGAAAGCGGGGCGCTGATCCTCGAGGGCCAGGGCGATCTGCACTTCCGCAGGGTCGCCGAGATCCTGGAGAAGGACTTCGGGATCGAGGTGGATCTGGGCGTCGCACAGCCGAGTTACCGCGAGACGATCGCCCGCGAGGTCGACAAGCATTACCGCCACAAGAAGCAGACGGGCGGGGCCGGGCAGTTCGCGGACATCAAGTTCCGCCTGAAACCCGCCCCGCGCGGCTCGGGCTTCCAGTTCGAGGAGACCATCCACGGCGGCGCCATCCCGCGGCAGTTCATTCCCGCGGTGGAAGCCGGCATGCAGGAGGGCCTCAAGCAGGGGCCGCTCGGCTTTCCGGTCGTGGATGTCGCCGTCACCCTCTACGACGGCCAGCACCATTCCGTGGACAGCTCCGACATGGCCTTCAAGATCGCCGGCATGATGGGTGTGCGCGAGGCGGTCAAGGAGGCGGGTTCGGTGCTGCTCGAGCCCATCTACGCGGTGGCATTCGAGATCCCCGACGCCTTCTCCGGTGCGCTCAATCCGCGGATCTCGCAGCTGCACGGCCAGATCCAGGGCTTCGCCCGCGATCCCGATCATGAGGGCTGGGAGATCCTGAAGGCGGAGCTGCCGGGCCGGGCGCTGCCGGCGCTGGTGGGCGAGGTGCGCAGCGCCACCCAGGGCACCGGGCGCTTCACCACGCGCTTCCTGCGCTACCAGGAGGTCTATGGTCGGGACGCCGAGACGATCCTGGCCGAGACCGCCCATGCCTGA